GTGTCCCCGCTCATCCGAGGGgcaccaccccccccccaactcccgCACGGCTCCGCAGTTGCGGTGCTGATGTGGCCGCGGCGAGCGGAGGGACCGCAGCTCCGCGCCGCCGGACCCCGCAGCGGCCCCGTGTCCGCACGGAGACCCCGCGGTGCGGCGAGAGGACGGGACCTCCCTGCGCCCCGCTGCCCCCggcccgcagcccccgccccgcgccctcCACGTGCTCGTCCGCCGCGGGAGGACCGCGCCGAGCCCCGCACCGCCCTGCGGCCGTCGGACGGCTCCTACCTGTGCCTGCTGGCGGCCCGCGCGGCGCCGTGCGGGGCGGCCCCCCCGGTGTAGAGGCTGTAGCGCGGGGGGAAGTTGGCGGCCAGGGCCTGGGCGGCCACGAGCCACGGCCACAGCCACGGGGCCATGCCGTCCCGTCCGGTGCCGTCCCGTCCCTCGGCTCAGCCCCCCGCTCCGCTCGGCGCTCCCCTCCCCTTCGGCCAACCcccgccgcggggccgccccgccgcaGCCGCCCGACGGCGTCCCCGGGGCCCCCCGCTTCCTGCCCGCCCCGCGCCGTCGCTCCGCCGGGCACCGcgcgccgcccccgccgcccccaccgccgccgccgccgccgccgccaccgcaCATCTGCTCCTCGTTAGGGCCCgccggggggggcggggggccgGGCAGGGGGCAGCGCGCGGCGATCGGCTCCGGGCGGCCCCGCGTCGGCCCGTTGCGTGGCCCCGCGGCTCGGGGACGTGGTTCGGCTCTGGGGGCtccgcgccccccccccccggttcCCCCCCTCGGCCCCCGGCCGCGCCGCGCCACGTCCCCACGGTGACCCCGCGGTGACGTCACgggcggccccggccccgccgtgACACGGCGCTGCCCCCGGGCGCCGGCTGCGGGTGACGTCACGCCTcgccccccggccccgctgtGACGTCACGGCGCGGGGGCGCGGAGCCCCGCGGCTGGaggttcccccccccccggtcccgccccgccccgcgctaTTttcggccgccgccgcccgtcGGGGAACGGCCCGAGCGGGACGGGGCTGGCTGCGTGCCCGCGGCGTGACGTCACCGCGGGGTCGTGACGTCAGGGCGGGGTCGTGACGTCACGAGAGAAGCGCGCCCCGCCCCTCCCTCTCCCGCCGTGCCCCGCGGCCGGAAGTAGCGGGCGGCCGGAAGTGGCGCGGGGCGACGTGGAGGCGGCGGAGAGAAGCGGGCGGCATCGCGTGAGCGGCGGGACGGGAAGGCGGGAaggcggcggggcgggacgcGGGCTCCGgtaccggggggggggggtcgtgGTTCGGTGCCGGTGCCCATTGCCATTCGGCCCATTGCCGCCGCCCGCAGGATGGTGACGGACGTGCAGCTCGCCATCTTCGCCAACATGCTGGGCGTGTCGCTCTTCCTGCTGGTCGTGCTCTACCACTACGTGGCCGTCAACAACCCCAAGCGGCACGAGTGAGCCGGGACCGAGCGGCACCGCGACGGCGGGGACCGGGCACCGGCACGGCGGGTACACGGCCTTCCCATCGCCATGGGCCCCATCAGTGTCCCGGTCGCCATCCTCGTTGCCACCCAtgtctccatcccatcccatccccatcctgtCCTTATTCCTGTCACACACCTctatcccatccccatccccgtccccaccccatccccgtctccatcccatccccatccttgtccccatccccatcccattcccatcccatcttgtccccatccccatccttgtCTCCATCCCGTCCCCATccttgtccccatcccatccccatcccatcttgtccccatcccatcccatccccatcccatccccatccttgtccccatcccatccccatccttgtctccatcccatccccatctccatcccatccccatccttgtctccatcccatctccatccttaTCCCCATccttgtccccatccccatccttgtccccatcccatccccatccttgtCCCCATCCCGTCCCTATTCCTGtcccaatcccatccccatcctgtCCTTATTCCTGTCACACACCTctatcccatccccatccttgtccccatccccatcccatccccgtCCCcgtctccatcccatccccatccttgtctccatcccatccccatccttgtctccatcccatccccatccttgtctccatcccatccccatccttgtctccatcccatcccatccccatccttgtccccatcccatcccatccccatccttgtctccatcccatcccatccccatcccattcccatccccatcccatcccatcccatcccatcccatccccatccttgtctccatcccatcccattcccatcccattcccatccttgtccccatcccatccccatccttgtccccatcccatccccatcctatccccatcccatccccatccatgtCCCAGTGCCCCCCCTGCTCACATTGCTCTCTCTCCCCCCagggctgcactgcacagaTCCCCTCGGAGCAGCATCACATGGCGGCTGTGGAATCCCAACCCTCACCCCCCTGACACCCCCCCAGCCCCGTGTCGGCTCTGATGGAAACATGATATGAGACAAAACCGTGTTATGTAAAAATGCCTCGTGGTCTCAGTGCTGAGCGGGGCGGCCCCCAGCCCCGCACACGGCTCCCGATGCGGTGCTGACGGCGGCCTGGCCGTGCGGTGGCTCCCACGTTGGGCACACGGCTGTGGCACGTGCGGGTCCGGCGCTTGTGGCCACGGTCAGGCCTCGGCACAGAAGGAGAGGAGCTGCCGGTAGGAGCGCAGCACGGGGCGGGCGGTGGTGAGGCCGGGTGGGCACTGCAAAGCACGACAGCGGGTGGAAGGAGGCCAGAGATGGAGCCCCCGACTCGTGCCACGTTCCCCCGCCACCCCCTGGGATGTACCTGGGGGCGCAGACCCTCGCCAAGCAGCTCCTCCACGCTGGGTGCCCCGCTGCCAGGGACTGGGGTCTCTGAGTGCGGCGCTGGGGGTACAGGGAGTGGGCTCAGGGCCGGTGATGCATCGCTGCCCTCCTGTACCACAGTGGTCGGGACGGCTCCGCCTGGGGTAGATTGCGTGGTGCAGAGcgcagcacagctgtgtgtcGGGGCCTGGAGGGCTGtagtgctgctggagctgagcgCAGGCAAgctcagggctgctgctgccttcctccgCACCGGGATCCTGCTGGGGCGGGTGGTGAGccctcctgggctgcaggaaaGCACAAGGGGCAGCAGTGAGGGGCTTGGCGCTGCCGCGTGGGGGTGAGGGGTTCCTGTGGGCTGGCTCAGCACCGTGGCCACGCCGGCACCTACCCGGGCTGCTCCAGGGCTCTCCTGGCATTCGGCTTCCTTGGGAACACCTGCGGGGAAGAGCAGAACGTGAGGCCCCGTCCCTTCCCAGCGCAGCTGTGCCgtgccccagccccacatccctcaCACCCACCCTCGCTCCCCTTTGCACAGCCGTACCTGCAGCAGCACGGTGCCGTGCGTGGCCCCTGCCTTGCTGCCGCCACCGTGCGGAGCCTCCTGCAGTCTGTAGCTGGCACCCAGCACCGACCCTGCACAGACACCTGCCGGCAGGGACCCTGTGGGACAAAGGAGATGGCTCATTGCAGAGCTGCGCGTGGTGCTGTACAGCAATGAGGTCGGATTGCTCTGCTGTACGCAGGGTGAGCACAGATCCCCCAGCACAAGGCCAGGCTTTGGCACGGGATCAGCCCCTGTGCCTGGAGGACCTTTTGGCAGCGGAGCTGGACTGGCTGCTGCCAAAGCTTTAGCAGCTGCTGGAAcgccagcagcaggagggcgGTAACCAGCACGGCCTGGCTAATGGGAAACAGGATGctggagggagaagaaagagctACGGCCACGCGGCTCTGCACCACGGGGACACGCTGTGGCCGCAGACAGAGCCCAGAGCCTGCGCTGCATGTCGGCAGCCCTGATGGAGGAGGGCTGCTAATGAGCGCCTGCAGGGGACAGAGCACGAGCACGCAGTCTGTGCCATagcagagctgagggctgcaggacACAGCCCTGAGGTACAGGCTGGGATGGGGATAATGAAACAGCACGGGGACTGTGAAGACAGCATGGGAAGCTGAGGGTGTGCAGGAAGCCTGATGAAAGTAGGCCCTATGCTGTGGGGGTCTCAGTGCAGCTAGAGGGGAGTTCTGGGTGTGCAGCAGCCAAACCCCACGTGCTGGTGCtcaggggcagcagcagcagtgctcaaCCTTGGGCTCATCACAGCACCGGAGAGCTCTGAAATGAGGTCCCCTCCAGTCTGGCTGGACCAGAGTAGGAGCTCCATGTCTGGCTGTGAGGAAGGAGATGAGGCTGCTGGGGGGTCAGGGCCAGCGGTGCAGGATGTCCCCATAGGTGGTGGCACAGgacaggcagcacagccaggcctgAGCCCTGACCCCCACATCCCGTGCAGCTGGCAGCATCTGGCCCCTTTCCGCACAGCACGCAGTGTGTGCACAGGAAGGAGATCTGCCAGGGCAGCACCCTCATCCTGTGCTGCCCCACGCCGTGGGATCTGAGTGCTTCCATTCTCCAGCTGcacagggaaggaagagggaacAGAACCATCCCGGTCCCACAAGGGAACAGCAGCAAGGAAGGGTGGGTGCTCTGGGTTCACAACGGCACAGCCAGGGGGGTCGGGCAGCCTACAGCCACACTTCCAACACGCTGCACAAACACTGAAGCTGCACCGTGGCTGGGATGGCGCCCTGCTGTCACACAATGCCACCATCCCTGCCTTAAGAGTGGTGCAgctgcatcccccccccccagcatccCCCCGCCGTCATGCTGGCTCTGGAGCCCTGCGTGCTGCTGCGGGTGGGCAGCCTGTGCACGGCAGAAGGAACAGACGCCACAACGTGCCCACGGGAACACAAaccttttatttcctccctgctgtgcccttgAGACAGAGCAGAACCACTACACAACACCAGCAAGGAACCACGGAGGAGGAAGCGACGCGTGCAACGCACGCCCAAGCACAGGGACACACCGACAGTCAGAAACATGGCAGCACAAAGCCTGGACCCGAGTACAGCTCCACgcacacccagcagcacccacagccctccGCTCCGAGCCCCACTGCTGCTTATTCACAGTGCAACgcctgtggggctgggagccctgcagcagcccggggctgcagcaaagccctgctgtgctgtgcactgctgcagccttcctgcGGCACCGTGGCTGTGCCCACCTCTGGGCAGTGCCCTGCAGCGAGAGGTACGGCCACCGCCTTGCTTTGTCACCCCGTGGCAGGGCTGTGGTTGTGCCTTCCAGGCGTGCAGGTAGCTTGGCACACACCTGCAGCACCCTCAGCCGCTGCCTGGGGTGCAGAAAGGCACTTTGGTGTATCCCCAGGAACAATCTGGGTGGCAGAGGCTGCGGGGTAAGAGCTTTTCACACTGCTCTGCCCTCCACACAGTGATGCTTCAGACCCAGGGCACGGTGGGGCTGCGGCAGTGGGCAGCGAGCACGGCCCAGATGTGGGGCTGGGCACCGTGccggccctgcagccccactggATGCTGCCATCAGGGGTCTCTTGCCACGTATCCGGGGCCCTTCCAAGAGGACGGGGCGGCCGCTCTCACACGCACTTCTTCCACACAGACCCACTTTTGTCACATCAAACCAAAGCATTACACCAGCACCCAGTGCTCCTTGGCTCAGGGCTGCGGCTCGGCACAGCAGCTCGGCAGGCACTGCAGCATGTGTGCGAGCGGCCCCCAGCCCGGCTTACCTCGGAGCGGCGCTGGGGGTTGCATGCCACCCTTCTGTAGGCCCGGAGCATCCACAGCAGCACCGGGGAAGCTGGGTGAGGCTCTGACACGGGGCGAGTCCTGCTGGCTGCCGTGGCTGAAGCTGCGCACACGGGACAGGGCGCTCTCTGAGGCTGAGGTCGGGAGCCCGCTGCCAGGGGAGGAGAAGTGAACCTCAGTGTGACGCCCGTGGCTCAGCCCTCCCAGTACACAGTACAACCCCCCGGCTCTCACCCGGCACTCCTGGGGGGGCTGCGgcctcctttcctcctcacGCAGGCTCCGTTGCCCCGCGTGCCGCGCACGTGCTTCAGCATCCAGGCCCTCAGGTTGCTGAGGCAGCTGTGCTCCGACAGCACGATGCGCGGCCACGGGTTGCACTCTGCCATGTCCAGCGCGGCCACGGCCAGCGCTCTGCCGACCTGCGGGATGAAGGGTGGCCGTGAGACGTGGCCCCATCGTGCGGCTGCACTGCCCCGCGGCGGCTCTCACCTGCTCAAACAGCTCCACGGTGTATCTGGAAGGGAAGGTGGGTGGTGGCGGGGGGCTGGCGCGCCCGTTGTCGTGGCAGGCCAGAGGGATAGTGTTGACAGAGCGGCCTGTGTTGTAGTTGCACTCCAGTGTGTAGCTGTGGGGCAGAAGGAAACGCTGCCATTAGTAACGATGGCCACAACAAGGGAGCTCGGGATCCCGACATAAGGGAGCGGAGCAGATGGCATGAGCACAGCCTGGGAGGAGGACAGACACAGTgctcacccagctccaaccccctgctgtgtgcagggtcagcaaccagcagcccaggctgcccagagccacatccagcctggccttgaatgcctgcagggatggggcatccacagcctccttgggcaacctgttccagtgcatcaccaccctctgggggaaaaacttcctcctaaggCCCAACTTAAACCCcccctgtctcagtttgaaaccattcccccttgtcctatcgctgtccacccttgtaaacagccgttccccctcctatttatacgctcccttcaagtactggaaggccacaatgaggtctccctgaagccttctccaaaccaaaccaacccaGCTCTCTGAACCCTTCTTCTCAGTGTTTCCCTACACGCTCTGCCTCCCTCTGTACGCTCACGCAGTCTGCGAGAACTTTTCCATTTGCCACATTATTGTTCTTTGTTTCAACATTCGACCTTTCTCTGCCCTCAGCGTTTCCGAGCCGCGTGCAGAAGCAATGGCTTTTCAGATCAATGATTAACGTGGCCACAGGCTCTTTGCATCCCTGCAACAGGTACAGGAAATTAATTCGTGCTCAGGAGCGACTGTGATAGAAACACTCAGTGAGCGCTGCTTGTGTCCCAGGACAAAGCACTGCTGCCTAAGGGTGCTGGGGAACCCCTTCCTGGGAAGCTTGCAGAGGATTGGTGGGCCACCCCAGGTGATGCACTAACGAGAGGCTTATTAGCTGTAATACCTGGGGAGCGGGGGATCTGCTAAGGAAGCGCTGCACACCCGACTTCTTAGTGCCCTTCCCTGTTGgctcccagctgccctcccTCTGTTCCCAGCAACCACAGCAAAAACAGTCCTAAAATACCACATTGCTGCTGAACAGAGGCATGcggctgctgcagagcacaagAATGCCCTCAGCTTGCATACCACAGCAATCTCGTGCGTGAGATCTGCAAGGCTGAACCTCTCTAAGAAGCTTTAATCGCGACTAAATGCAAACACATCTATTTGGGAAAGAGCTCTACGGtctggaaagcagcaaacaTAGAGCACAAGTGCTTGGACAAGAACTGGGTAACCTCTGTGGTTCTTCCCAGCTGAAGCTACGCTGTAGGAAGTcagaagtgctgcagaagggacacaaaggcaaagagaaacagcagagaggCTGCGGGCAGGATGCACCTGCAGTGTCGGAGCTCCCACATCTGCCCCCAGCACACCCAGCTCCTTGCCTGGCTCTGGGACCAGATCCATCTGCTGGATGGCAGCCAGGCTGGCACAGCACGGCGTGATGTGGAGCTCTGCCTACCTGTGGATGATCCCCAGTGCTTTGTAGATGGCCACACGCCCGCTGCCCTCCTTGGACTGCCCGTCCCGCTTGTCTTTGGCATACATGTTCTTCTCGGAGAAGTTGCAGCCCGTGAAGTCAAAGTGAGGTGAGTTCAAAGAGATGAGCTTAGGGAACAACATGTTCTCCACCTGCGGCGCGGAGGGCGAGAGGTGATGCcgtgccccagcagcaccccaggGATGTGGTATCCCTGCAGGGCATGCATCCCCTgctcacagccagcagcaggcacGGCTCACCACGCTACTCTTTATGGGACGAAGGGGCAGTTCCCATCCTTCCCACACCAGGGCCAGGACCGGCTACAGGTCCCGGCGCCACGAGCGTGCATCAGGGAGACCACAGCCCCGAGGCAGCGCTCCTGCCCTCACCTGATCGTTCTCATCGCTGAAGCTGTTGCCATACATGAAGCAGCCACGCTTGGAGGCATGGCCGTGCAGGTCGACGTAGTAGGCCAGCCcgctgtgctggggcaggaTGGCTTCGGGAAGCGGCGGTGGCTGCCCGGCTTCCTCCTCGCAGCGCTGCTGAGCCGGGAGGATCAGCTCCACGGGGGGCTGCTGAGAAGGGCCGAGGGCTTGACTCCACGTGCTGGGCGCGTTGCGGAGGTTGTTGGTCTTCTCCAGCTCCGACAGCGCCGCCTCCGGAACGGGCTGGTTGTCAGCCCTGGTGCTGAGCACGCTGCTGCTGAGCGGCAACACGTAGGTCCTCCAGTCGGGGCTGCCCGGCAGCACACGGCTGTGCACGTGGTGGTACAGCAGCACCGCTTTGGCCCCGTACACGGCGGGGTGCAGCTCGGCGTCGGGGTTGAGGTACTGCCGGTTCAGGTTGACCCCACGCGAGTCAGTCCTGCAAAGGGTGACGACGCTGCTCTCACCTGGAGGTCACCATTGAGCCTGGAGCCCATCGGCTCCGCTCCTGCAAACAGCCGGGCTGTACAAAGCCCATCCTGGGATCGAGCTGCTCACCGGTAGTGGCCTCGCACCACCCCGTCCGGGTTCAGCATGGGAAtgagcttaaaaacaaacatgcgGCGCAGCATCTGGGCGCGGGGATCCTCCTCGCGCAGGATGAAGTGCAGGAAGCCGTTGAAGACGAAGCTGGAGGGCGTCTCCCCGGGGTGCACGCGGCTGCTCAGGAAGAACACCTGGGGGCGAGCAGAGGGGCTGACAGGCAGCGCTCCCACCAGGGCCCCTCGCAGCAATGACACCGAGCCTCCATGCGGGGCAGCAGAGCCGCCCTGGGGTCCCGGTGCAGCTGCTCACCCTCTTCCCCGTGAAGCAGCGCGGCCGTGGCGTGGCCGTGTCTGGGAAGAGCTTGTCGAGCCGGGGCTCGCGGCGCTCCTGCATGCCGTGACAGGAGGTGACGGTCAGCAGGTCGACGCGGAGCTTGTCCAGGGAATGGCACAGCAGCTCCCGGTGGTAATAGACTGAATCCAGGGGGCTGCGGGGAGAGAGGAGCTCAGCACCCCGGGCTGGGCTCTGCGGGCTGCCCGTCACCACTATCGGGACGGGAATCAGAACGAcgggaaggaggaaaggagacaAGCAATGCAGGcgggcagcagaaaggcagcgAGGCTCTGCCGGGCAGCGCTCAGCACGAGAAACCCTTCTCCTTCCAACCGGGGAAGCGGTTCCGGCCCGGCCCTGAAGCGAAGTGAGGATCGACCCCCAgctccccccccagccccgctaCGAGCGCACGCAGGGCAGAGCGCACCTGCCGGGAGCCATACGGCGGCACTCCTCGAAGCGGCCGTCCAGCCGCGCCAGCATCTCCTGGCACTCGGTGTAGGAGAAGGGGTAGCAGAAGGCAAAGTAGGTGGTGGTGCCGCGCTGCTCCAGGAAGCGGTGCACGAAGGACAGCACGAACTGTGCCTCCACCACCTGGGACGGACACAGAGCGGGGCCGCCGTGCAGCGCTCAGCCATGCACAGCCgctccccacagcagcagcagcagcagcagccggtCCCCGCGCCCCGAGGCGGCCGCACCTGGAAGCAGGGCCGCTGGCGGACGCGCTCCCAGCGGGGCCTGCCGGGCACGGTGCGCACGAAGGGCGCCATGCCGTGCGCGTACAGCCGGCTCTGCCGGTTCATGTTCAGGATGTGCAGCTTGATCAGCTTCCCGGGCGCGCCGCCCCGCACGCTGAAGTAGAACCACGACCTGCGGGAGGACGCGGGGCGGCGTTACGGTG
This region of Excalfactoria chinensis isolate bCotChi1 chromosome 3, bCotChi1.hap2, whole genome shotgun sequence genomic DNA includes:
- the AGBL5 gene encoding cytosolic carboxypeptidase-like protein 5 isoform X2 — translated: MEVRCGGLLFSSRFDSGNLERVEQVGPHDGSAAPGCSAPGCTALPDADYEFNVWTRPDCAHTEYENGNRSWFYFSVRGGAPGKLIKLHILNMNRQSRLYAHGMAPFVRTVPGRPRWERVRQRPCFQVVEAQFVLSFVHRFLEQRGTTTYFAFCYPFSYTECQEMLARLDGRFEECRRMAPGSPLDSVYYHRELLCHSLDKLRVDLLTVTSCHGMQERREPRLDKLFPDTATPRPRCFTGKRVFFLSSRVHPGETPSSFVFNGFLHFILREEDPRAQMLRRMFVFKLIPMLNPDGVVRGHYRTDSRGVNLNRQYLNPDAELHPAVYGAKAVLLYHHVHSRVLPGSPDWRTYVLPLSSSVLSTRADNQPVPEAALSELEKTNNLRNAPSTWSQALGPSQQPPVELILPAQQRCEEEAGQPPPLPEAILPQHSGLAYYVDLHGHASKRGCFMYGNSFSDENDQVENMLFPKLISLNSPHFDFTGCNFSEKNMYAKDKRDGQSKEGSGRVAIYKALGIIHSYTLECNYNTGRSVNTIPLACHDNGRASPPPPPTFPSRYTVELFEQVGRALAVAALDMAECNPWPRIVLSEHSCLSNLRAWMLKHVRGTRGNGACVRRKGGRSPPRSAGGLPTSASESALSRVRSFSHGSQQDSPRVRASPSFPGAAVDAPGLQKGGMQPPAPLRGSLPAGVCAGSVLGASYRLQEAPHGGGSKAGATHGTVLLQVFPRKPNARRALEQPGPGGLTTRPSRIPVRRKAAAALSLPALSSSSTTALQAPTHSCAALCTTQSTPGGAVPTTVVQEGSDASPALSPLPVPPAPHSETPVPGSGAPSVEELLGEGLRPQCPPGLTTARPVLRSYRQLLSFCAEA
- the AGBL5 gene encoding cytosolic carboxypeptidase-like protein 5 isoform X1 — encoded protein: MEVRCGGLLFSSRFDSGNLERVEQVGPHDGSAAPGCSAPGCTALPDADYEFNVWTRPDCAHTEYENGNRSWFYFSVRGGAPGKLIKLHILNMNRQSRLYAHGMAPFVRTVPGRPRWERVRQRPCFQVVEAQFVLSFVHRFLEQRGTTTYFAFCYPFSYTECQEMLARLDGRFEECRRMAPGSPLDSVYYHRELLCHSLDKLRVDLLTVTSCHGMQERREPRLDKLFPDTATPRPRCFTGKRVFFLSSRVHPGETPSSFVFNGFLHFILREEDPRAQMLRRMFVFKLIPMLNPDGVVRGHYRTDSRGVNLNRQYLNPDAELHPAVYGAKAVLLYHHVHSRVLPGSPDWRTYVLPLSSSVLSTRADNQPVPEAALSELEKTNNLRNAPSTWSQALGPSQQPPVELILPAQQRCEEEAGQPPPLPEAILPQHSGLAYYVDLHGHASKRGCFMYGNSFSDENDQVENMLFPKLISLNSPHFDFTGCNFSEKNMYAKDKRDGQSKEGSGRVAIYKALGIIHSYTLECNYNTGRSVNTIPLACHDNGRASPPPPPTFPSRYTVELFEQVGRALAVAALDMAECNPWPRIVLSEHSCLSNLRAWMLKHVRGTRGNGACVRRKGGRSPPRSAGGLPTSASESALSRVRSFSHGSQQDSPRVRASPSFPGAAVDAPGLQKGGMQPPAPLRGSLPAGVCAGSVLGASYRLQEAPHGGGSKAGATHGTVLLQVFPRKPNARRALEQPGPGGLTTRPSRIPVRRKAAAALSLPALSSSSTTALQAPTHSCAALCTTQSTPGGAVPTTVVQEGSDASPALSPLPVPPAPHSETPVPGSGAPSVEELLGEGLRPQVHPRGWRGNVARVGGSISGLLPPAVVLCSAHPASPPPAPCCAPTGSSSPSVPRPDRGHKRRTRTCHSRVPNVGATARPGRRQHRIGSRVRGWGPPRSALRPRGIFT
- the OST4 gene encoding dolichyl-diphosphooligosaccharide--protein glycosyltransferase subunit 4 yields the protein MVTDVQLAIFANMLGVSLFLLVVLYHYVAVNNPKRHE